The following proteins come from a genomic window of Pyxidicoccus sp. MSG2:
- the pstB gene encoding phosphate ABC transporter ATP-binding protein PstB, giving the protein MESRELTLRYGTKTAINKVSLAILERRVTALIGPSGCGKSTFLRSLNRMNDLIPGTNHTGAILLDDTDIHDRSVDVVDLRRRVGMVFQKSNPFPKSIFENVAYGLRVGGMKDKAELAARVEKSLRGAALWDEVKDRLNESALGLSGGQQQRLCIARAMAVEPEVLLMDEPASALDPIATAKIEELIHELKAQYTIAIVTHNMQQAARVSDRTAFFYMGELVECGGTEQIFTNPREKRTEDYVTGKFG; this is encoded by the coding sequence ATGGAGTCGCGGGAGTTGACGCTCCGCTACGGCACCAAGACGGCCATCAACAAGGTCTCCCTGGCCATCCTCGAGCGGCGGGTGACGGCGCTCATCGGCCCCTCCGGCTGCGGCAAGTCCACCTTCCTGCGCTCGCTCAACCGGATGAATGACCTGATTCCGGGCACCAACCACACGGGCGCCATCCTCCTGGACGACACGGACATCCACGACCGCAGCGTGGACGTGGTGGACCTGCGCCGCCGCGTGGGCATGGTGTTCCAGAAGTCCAACCCCTTCCCCAAGAGCATCTTCGAGAACGTGGCCTACGGCCTGCGCGTGGGGGGCATGAAGGACAAGGCGGAGCTGGCGGCCCGGGTGGAGAAGTCCCTGCGCGGCGCGGCCCTCTGGGACGAGGTGAAGGACCGCCTCAACGAGAGCGCCCTCGGCCTGTCCGGCGGCCAGCAGCAGCGCCTGTGCATCGCCCGCGCCATGGCCGTGGAGCCCGAGGTGCTGCTGATGGACGAGCCCGCCAGCGCGCTGGACCCCATCGCCACCGCGAAAATCGAAGAGCTCATCCACGAGCTGAAGGCGCAGTACACCATCGCCATCGTCACCCACAACATGCAGCAGGCCGCGCGGGTGTCGGACCGGACGGCTTTCTTCTACATGGGCGAGCTGGTGGAATGCGGGGGCACGGAGCAGATCTTCACCAACCCTCGCGAGAAGCGCACCGAGGACTACGTCACCGGCAAGTTCGGGTGA
- the phoU gene encoding phosphate signaling complex protein PhoU, with product MAATHTDKAFEQDLRDLREKLLAMGAKVENLIAQSMKALTERDSALAEKVVAADKDVNRLEVEIDELCRRILALRQPAASDLRLITTALKIVTDLERIGDLAVNIAERSMDLNQVPPLAPYVDTPRLAELAQQQVKRSLDAFVSGDVTKAEEVLQGDDLLDALFLKIFNELLAYMMEDSKNIRRATALMFIAKHLERIGDHAMNVAEMVVYMVRGKDIRHPRSRNLTD from the coding sequence ATGGCGGCGACCCATACGGACAAGGCCTTCGAGCAGGACCTGAGGGACCTGCGGGAGAAGCTCCTCGCGATGGGGGCCAAGGTGGAGAACCTCATCGCGCAGAGCATGAAGGCCCTCACCGAGCGCGACAGCGCGCTCGCGGAGAAGGTCGTCGCGGCGGACAAGGACGTCAACCGCCTGGAGGTGGAGATCGACGAGCTGTGCCGTCGCATCCTCGCCCTGCGCCAGCCGGCCGCGAGCGATTTGCGCCTCATCACCACCGCGCTGAAGATCGTGACGGACCTCGAGCGCATCGGTGACCTGGCCGTCAACATCGCCGAGCGCTCCATGGACCTGAATCAGGTCCCCCCGCTCGCGCCCTACGTGGACACGCCCCGGCTGGCGGAGCTGGCCCAGCAGCAGGTGAAGCGGTCCCTGGACGCCTTCGTCTCCGGTGACGTGACGAAGGCGGAGGAGGTGCTCCAGGGTGATGACCTGCTCGACGCCCTCTTCCTGAAGATCTTCAACGAGCTCCTCGCGTACATGATGGAGGACTCGAAGAACATCCGCCGGGCCACCGCGCTGATGTTCATCGCCAAGCACCTGGAGCGCATCGGCGACCACGCGATGAACGTGGCGGAGATGGTGGTCTACATGGTGCGCGGCAAGGACATCCGCCACCCGCGCAGCCGCAACCTCACCGACTAG
- a CDS encoding glycosyltransferase, whose amino-acid sequence MLPASGLLLLAALFGLTALFIQYLFVLRHRRDAPRVLPAGAPRPGLSILKPLCGVDDDLEANLEQFARLDYAGDYEVVLGVKDTRDAAFAVARAAVARWPDRMRLELQEGEPGLNPKVNQLITLADRARHDVLVISDSNTRVAPGYLEELAAAFADPRVGCVTHPVAGLGEKSFGSLLDNLYLASSAAAGMIAAKRCADQDIVVGKSMALRRADVDALGGFFSVKDVLAEDFVIGQWVTRKLGKRVVVARTPVFNVSLRKSVKAFFQRYLRWSVIHRTAVSPATYLAQSLLNPAPLAVLGALLAPSPTTGMVAMAVVLGKVAVDLATCRALRAEALPWDAVPGVLVKDALLFAAWWHGVFFRTVDWRGTKLRVAPGTRLVPARAPASVPEHTLHAREELLVGEVVS is encoded by the coding sequence ATGCTGCCCGCCTCCGGCCTCCTGCTGCTCGCCGCCCTCTTCGGCCTCACCGCCCTCTTCATCCAGTACCTCTTCGTGCTCCGGCACCGGCGCGACGCGCCCCGCGTCCTCCCCGCGGGCGCGCCCCGGCCCGGCCTCTCCATCCTCAAGCCGCTATGCGGCGTGGACGATGACCTGGAGGCGAACCTGGAGCAGTTCGCCCGGCTCGACTACGCGGGCGACTACGAGGTGGTGCTGGGCGTGAAGGACACCCGGGACGCGGCCTTCGCGGTGGCGCGGGCGGCGGTGGCGCGGTGGCCGGACCGCATGCGCCTGGAGTTGCAGGAGGGCGAGCCGGGGCTGAACCCGAAGGTGAACCAGCTCATCACCCTGGCGGACCGGGCGCGCCACGACGTGCTGGTCATCAGCGACAGCAACACGCGCGTGGCGCCGGGTTACCTGGAGGAACTGGCCGCGGCCTTCGCGGACCCGCGGGTGGGCTGCGTGACGCACCCGGTGGCGGGGCTGGGAGAGAAGAGCTTCGGCTCGCTGCTGGACAACCTCTACCTGGCTTCCAGCGCGGCGGCGGGGATGATTGCCGCCAAGCGCTGCGCGGACCAGGACATCGTCGTGGGCAAGTCCATGGCGCTGCGCCGCGCGGACGTGGACGCGCTGGGCGGCTTCTTCTCCGTGAAGGACGTGCTGGCGGAGGACTTCGTCATCGGCCAGTGGGTGACGCGCAAGCTTGGCAAGCGCGTGGTGGTGGCGCGCACGCCGGTGTTCAACGTGTCGCTGCGCAAGAGCGTGAAGGCCTTCTTCCAGCGCTACCTGCGCTGGAGCGTCATCCACCGCACGGCGGTGTCTCCGGCCACGTACCTGGCCCAGTCGCTCCTGAACCCGGCGCCGCTGGCCGTGCTGGGCGCGCTGCTCGCACCCTCCCCCACGACGGGCATGGTGGCCATGGCGGTGGTACTGGGCAAGGTGGCGGTGGACCTGGCCACGTGCCGCGCGCTGCGCGCCGAAGCGCTTCCCTGGGACGCGGTGCCGGGGGTGCTCGTGAAGGACGCGCTGCTCTTCGCGGCCTGGTGGCACGGCGTCTTCTTTCGCACGGTGGACTGGCGCGGCACGAAGCTGCGCGTGGCGCCGGGCACCCGGCTGGTGCCGGCGCGTGCCCCCGC